CTTCGCGACGACGAGAAGAAATGTCCTTGCCGACTGGAGTGCGCTTCGTGTTTTCAGTGTTTGCCATTGCTTACTTACCCGTCTTTCCGACCTTGCGACGGATCTGCTCGCCTTCGTAGCGAATACCCTTGCCCTTATAAGGATCGTCCTTACGCAGGCGACGGATATTAGCGGCGATCTGTCCGACTAGTTGCTTGTCAATACCGGTAATGGACAGCTTGGTGTTGCCGTCCACTGCGAAGGTGATTCCCTCCGGAGCCTTAATGAGGACCGGGTGGGAATAGCCCAGGCTGAATTCCAGGTCCTGGCCCTTTTGCTGCACACGGTAGCCGACACCAAAGATTTCCATCTTGATGGTGAAGCCCTCGGTCACGCCGATGACGGCGCTGTTGAGCAGCGAGCGGGACAGGCCGTGCAGTGCACGGTGCTTGCGGTGATCATCAGGGCGGGAAACGGTCAAGATGCCGTCTTCCACGTTGATGGTGATCGGATCCGGAACGTTTACGCTCTGGGTACCCTTAGGGCCCTTGACCTCAACGTCTTGGCCGTTGATGTTGATTTCGACGCCGTTTGGTACGGCGATCGGTGCTAGACCGACTCGAGACATGTGTCAAACCTCCCTTTACCAGACGTAGGCGAGAACTTCTCCGCCTACGCCCTTCTCCTCAGCCTGACGGTCAGTCAGCACACCGTGGGACGTGGAAATGATAGCCACGCCCAGGCCGCCCAAGACCTGTGGCAGTTCGGTGGACTTTGCATACACACGCAGACCCGGCTTAGACACGCGACGCAGACCAGACAGGGAACGCTCGCGGTTGTTGTACTTCAGCTCGAGGGACAGGGTGTGGCCCTCAACGGTGTAGTCAGCGATGTAGCCTTCCTGCTTCAAGATGTCAGCAATGTTTGCCTTCAACTTGGAGGTAGGCATCGACACGACGTCGTGGTGTGCGTTACTTGCGTTACGCACGCGCGACAGCATGTCGGCAATAGGATCAGTCATAGTCATATGAGTGACCGTGTACCTTTCTCGTTGCGGTTCCCGTGCTCACCAAAGCGTTTTCCGTGTGATTTCGGGCTACTCACGCTCCTCACGGTCAATACCGCAAGGCGCTCGCCACCCTTTGATTCAGACAACGGTCCGCTATAAACGGCGAGGGGCCTACAACAAAGTTGATGTTCAATTCTTTTTCGGCTCTGCGTTTTACCAGTTCAGCACTCAAGACCCGCAAGGCTTTGCGCGTGCACCGGCTGCAGCGCAGGCACGCCGGAACACTTTACGCCATATCCTGCGGTTTTCCAAATAAATCCCCTGCATTCATTACAGTCGGATACAGCGCCACATAGTTGAGGAGTAGTTGAGATGAGTACCGAGAACGAAGATCCGATCCGCACCGCCCACCAATGGCTTGAAGAAGCCGCGCGGCTATTAAACCTCGAGCCACATGAGGCCACGGCGCTGACCCGGGAACTGCTGGATTTAACCAAGGACGTGGCCCATACCCAGTCGCGGCCGGCAGCACCGTTGACGGCGTTCGTGGTGGGGTTGGCATCGGCAAGCACGGCAGAAGCCAAGGTAAATATCGAAACCCTCAAGGAGGCGCTGAAGTAATGGCCGGACGCAAGAATGCCACCTTCGCTGTCACGAAGGTCCGCTTGGGCGAGCATACGCAGGTAGATACCCGCGCCGATACCGTCGCCGGTGAGGAGCCGCTTGAGATTCGCGTGGGCGGGCAGACCATCACCACCACCATGCGCACCCCGGGCCACGATATTGAGCTGGCGCACGGTTTCCTCCACTCCGAGGGGCATATTGCCGCGCTTTCCAATGTCACCACTGCCCGCTACTGCGCCGGTTCCACCGTCGAGGGCATGAATACCTATAACCTGCTGGACATAGACTTGGTGAAGAATACGCCGTTGGACTTGAGCGATCTCCGCCTGACCACGACGACGTCCGCCTGCGGGGTGTGCGGCACTTCGTCCATCGAGGCGCTGGCAAAGAAGTCGCGCTACCCCATCCCCCAGATCCCCGTGGACCCACAGCTGGTGGTCCAGCTGCCGGAGAAGCTGCGCGCCGCCCAAAAGGAATTCCGCAAGACCGGCGGAATCCACGCCGCCGGCGCATTTACCCTCGAGGGTGAGCCGGTGGTCATCCGGGAGGACATCGGCAGGCACAACGCCGCCGATAAGGTTATTGGCCMCCTGCTCATGGAAGRGCGCCTGCCCGCCGATGACCTCATTTTGGTCATGAGCTCCCGCGCCAGTTTCGAGCTGGTCCAAAAGGCCGCCATGGCCGGTTTTGGCATGCTCGTTGCCGTCAGCGCCGCCTCTTCCCTTGCCGTAGAGACCGCCCGCGAGACCGGCATGGCGCTAGTGGGCTTTGCCCGTGCCGATCGCTTTAACCTTTATTCGGGCACGCTGGCCTAGTCGCGGTAATCTTCCGGCCCATTATTGAGCCAGGCGTACACGCCACCGATGAGCAAGCCGCCGCCGATGAAGTTGCCAATCCACACCAGCGTCCAGTTGAGAGCAACATTGCCAACGGTCAGCGCGGCCGGCAGCGGATCGCTGCCGAAGAAGGTGAGCGCGAAGAGACAGAAATTGGCAATCACGTGCTCCAGGCCTAGGCCCACGAAGATGCCGATGATCGGGACGATGACGATGAACTTCGACACGATTTCCTTGGCAAAGACCGCGCCAACGATGCCCATATTGACCACGAAGTTCGCGGCCATGCCCTCCACGAGCATTCCCTGCGGGGATTTGGTCAGCTTGCCTTCAGAGATGGTGACCAACAGGTGCGAGGGATCCATATTCGCGAGCTTGGCAGACATGCCCATGACGGCGGCAAAGATGATGGCGCCGACAAGGTTAAAGATCGTGGTAATAAGCAGTACGTAGAAGGCCTTGCCCCAGGACAAGTGTTTCTGCATCGCCCCGTAGACCATGTACATCATATTGCCCGTGGCCAGCTCAGCACCGAGGATAACGATGGCGAAGAGGCCTAGGCCGAAGAACAGGGCAAAGATCACGGAGCCCAAGCCTGGGGCAAGCTCTTCCACCGCTTGGCCAACGACGCCGGCAAATACGGTGCCGATGCACAGATACACACCGGCGAGAATTGCGCGGACAGAAAATCGTGAAAATGATTGATCGAGTAGGGCGGCCTTTTTCAGGGATCCGGCCTTGGCAGCTTCGTTGAGAGACACCGTTTTTATTTTCCTTATTTAGCTGTACTTATACGGACAAGAGAATCACGGAGTATCGTAGCGGTTAGCGCAACCGCTGCCTCGATAAGCCGGAAAAGAAAATTATTACTCTAAGCTGGGTTCACACCCACCCCTATTGTCCCTAGTTTCCTCGGAGGTCGCAGTGGAGCACCAAGACCACCCACGGAGGAAGGGATCTCACTTATCCGCAGCGCAACCGCGCCACACTACATCCTTAAATCACAACACTCCAGGCCATGCTTCTAGCGTTGCTGATAAAAATTCCCGGCCCAAAGGTGGATCTGGCCGGCACCATTCCACAGAGCGCGATTGGCGGAAAGCAGAGCATCACGCGCGTCACATCCAAAGCCGTTACCCGAATCGCAGGATAAAAGAGACCTCAGCTCCAAGGCACCGAAAAGCCCCTTCTTCCCCTTGGGATCGCTTTAAAGGCGCATGGGCGTCCTCCGGAGTCCTTCGAGTCTCAGCCGGCATCGTTGCAACGATCCTCGTCATCAGCACGATCGATCGCAGCATCAATACGTCCGAACGCAACATCAGCTCGCCCGAAGGATTAGATACTAACCAAGTTTCTGCAGAAAATGCTCCCGTGTTCGAACCGTCCGCGGCAGTAGAAATGTTTATCCCTGCCATCGACGTCCATGCCCAATTTGAGGATGGCACGTGCCGCGTAGTCGATGGCGCCATAAACCCTGACACCATGGATAAGGCTTGCACTTATACTGCCGATGACCGCCCCTACTCCCTGCCTAGAACAAATGCCGACGATATCGTCGTTATCGCTTGGCACACCGGCGCCGGCGTGCCTGCCGTATTCAATAAGCTTTACGATGGCGCTGCCAACGAGCACAAGGTCAGCATCGGCGACAAGCTGTACGTACGCACCAAGAATTCCGACCAGAACTGGCTCACCTACACCGCAACCGATCTCCATGACCCCGATAAACAAGGCCTAGCCGGTGACTCCAGCGTATGGGGCGAGGACGCGATGCCAGGCAGGCTGCTGACGACTAGCTGCATCCAGCCCGCCAATCCCCTCGAGGCCGCCGTGCGCAATGCCGTCGTGGGATGGCAATTCGAGGGCACCACCCACACCGCGGACGACAAAGTTTAACCGCTCAGCAGCACTGCGGTCACTCGCCCGCCTTCCGCTTATCCGCTCCTTTTCCTCAGCTTTACACAGTCCCCGCTTCCGCAACCGGAGGTGGGGACTTTCTATATCTTCTTTCCCAGCTCGCGGGCAAAGGTTCACTATTTTCAACAACGCTAACGATAACGGTTTGCAATAGTGTAGTATTCGTCGCAACCTATATAAAAGTTCACTGCACCTAACCTTGGGAGAACCTTATGCCGTTGCGCACCTCACTACCGCGCCTTGCCACCATAGTCGTGGTCTTGGCGCTCGCGTTATTCCACGCTCCCTTCGCCCTCGCTGAGGACGCCCCACTTGTCCGCACCCAAACGCACGTAGATTCCCCGCACGCGGTGTGGAAGGACGGAAACTTCAAACTCATGTCCAATAGTGCGGGCCTAGTCCCCATCGAGGACACGATCAACTGGGTCAGCCACGGCCGCGTCGATGGCGGCCTAGGAGCCTATGCCTGGCGCGTTCCCGATGACCCGCGCTTCGAGTTTCTCAATGCCGAGAAAAACCAGCTCATGTACTACGGCGGCCCCGCAGTAGGCTTCCCGAAAAACACCATGCCCATCTGGGCTGGGTTCGGTGCCGCCGCGGATCTTCCCACCGATCAATTCCGCGATAAATCCTTCAACATGGAAATCGTTGATTTTAAGGGCCCCGGCCGCATGGAGCTGTTTACCTACAGCGACGAGAACTATCCTCTGAACCGCCTCTGGTCCTCCCACGACCCGGGATTCCGTACCACCTGGGTCAATGCAGGCACGCACACGCATAACGCCACGACGTTTACCCGTCCTGGCCACTACGAGGTCACCTACCGCGCTTCTGCGCGAAAGAAGGATGGCACTTTCAYCCMCYCCGAGCCACAAACCTTGGTCTGGCAGGTAGGCGGAACCAACCCCGCCGAGCGCACGATCACCGACCTTGATACCGCCTTTAACGACGCCAAGTCTGAATACTCAGGCTCCGAAGGGGCCGAGTCCAACGCTCCTATATTTAAGATGGCTCCCTCCAAGGCCGATACAAAGGGCGCGAAGCAAGGCATCCTCACCACGCTCTCCCTCGATACTGGCAATGCCAAAGACTCCGGCCGCGCCGTATTCACCATCAACGGCCACTACCTTGCCGAGCGCAAGGTAGAAGGCGGTAAAGCTTCGTGGGATGAAATGATTGGTGATGAAGAATCCAACTTCCAAGCCATCTTTATTCCCGACAATGATTCCCCAAGCCCTCGCTGGGTATCCGAACCCGTAAAGTCCTGGACCAGCACCGATGGGGAAAAGGACGATGAAGATGCCGAAGCTTATACAACGAAAAGCGGCGAGCTTCCTACCCCTGAGATGGAAGAGATAGAGCCGTTTGAGACCGATCCCCTTAAGATCGAGAGCTCAGATATCACCGTGTCCACCAGCGAGGTGTACGGCGATGGTGACCGCAATATCGACATCACCGTAGAGCCCGAAGATGACCGCACCACGGTGCGCGTTACCGGCGGTTTYTWCAAGGKAAATGGCGAACCGATGACCAGCCTGCCGGRAAARCATATTKCAGATTGCGAAATCAGCTTTACTTCCGGGCCGGGGCAAAGAACGAGCAGGCAACTCATCGATAGTTGTAAGCAGCCCGGATACCAACTCATGCTGCGCATCGTTCCTGATTCCCGCTCCGATGCCGGTGGCGCCACGCTATTTAGCCATACTCACAAAGATGCTTATGAGCCGATCGCTGAGACCACCGTCTCGTTCGCTGAGGCTTCTGACTCCACGGATTCACAGGAACCAGAAGGATCGGAGAAGCCAGAAGACTCCGACGCCCCAGAGAAGCCGCAGGATTCGGAAGAATCAGAAGGCTCTGCCCCATCCAAGAATCCATCGCCTTCCACGACCTCGAAGCCTTCTGTTCCCAAGATCCCCTCACCCAAGCCGCAGAACCCGAAGGATAAAGACACCCCGCACAAGGAGCTCAATCTGCACCGGGGTCACGTAGATATCTCCCCGATCCACGAAGATGGTGAGCTGCACCTGGGCATCAAGGACGAGACGAACCTGTACCACATTGGTGCAATCTGGCGTAAGCCTTCCGATGTCTTTTTCACCGTTCCAAAGCAGGTCAAGTCCACTTTGAACAAAGACATTCCGCACTTTGGAAAGAAAGGCAGCGCTGCCTACGTCCTGCCAGAGACACAGCGCACCGGTGTAGTGTGGCCTGGGCTCAGCACTGAGGATGCTTACAAGGACACCAAGAAGAATTACACCTTTACCTTCACCCCCGTCAGCGCCCCGAAGGACGGCGAATGGTTGGCATACCAGGCTGATCAGACCGGGCTGGACCAGCGCCTTGCCGGCAGCGATGACACGCATTCCTACACCACCGAAACCGCAGAACACATGCACCTCAACTGGGCATTCAACAAACCCGGTACGTATGAAGTTGGTGTCACGGTCGCAGAAAAAGACGGTAAGCCTGCGAAAAAGGCTGTTCTGCGCTTCAAGGTAGCTACCGAGGATTCATCATCTGCTGCCCCACCCACTACTGGGAACGACAGTGCCACTGAAGGCGACTCCAACGGCACGGAAAGCACCACACCGTCGAAGGAACCAAGCCCAGAGACAACGGAACCTGCTCCCAGCGCAGAACCGTCTAAGAAGCGCGAGATTACCAAGGGCCACATCGACTTCGGGCCAAAGGTTGTGGACAACAAGCTCGGCTTCTATGTCAACGAAGACGACCAACACAACGTGCCTGAAGACGTAGCGCTGCGCATTCACGATGCCCGCCGCGTGACGGTCGCTGACTCCCTGGCTAAGACGCTGTCTTTTACCGGAATGGTAAAGACTGGCTCAACGATCTACCACCTACCATTGCAACAGGACCACGACGCTGTGTGGCCGGGGTGGGACACGATCAAGGTGGGGCAAGACTACCGTGACGCCGCGATCGAAGTTCGCCCTAAGTCGGCACCTACGGACGGAAAATGGTGGGCCGGCCACACTGCCTCCCTAAACACACCGGCACGCACCTTAGCCGATAGCAACGGTACCCATACGATCAAAGGCGTTGAGGATGGTCCTTTCCACGTCCACGCGCACTGGATTTTTACCGAACCAGGGCGCTACGAAATGGAAATGCGCACCGTCAACAACGACGGCGACAAACTCACCGACTGGCACACCGTGACCTTCCTCGTGGGCGATTCAACCACCCAGCCCGGTGGAAAAGGCACTGACAAAGAAGGCGAAGAGGAAGAGGGCAAGCCCGCAGACTCCTCGAAGGTTAAGCAGCCAGGCGCTACCAAGCCAGATAACGGCTCGAATAGCACCGACACTAATAAGCCGGGGTCCGATAAGTCCAAGGCAACTAACTCATCTGGATCGAATGCGGGCGCTAAGGCATCCATGGGAAATGGCGCTGGGAAGTCGAACGGCTCCACCAAGTCCACTACTGCTAAGGGCGCAGGCAGTGGCTCTGGTCCAAGCTCCGGATCCGGCGGAGGCTCTTCCAGCCCCCACAACGGCGCACTAGCTTCTACGGGTGCCAATATCGGTTGGGTTCTCGTGCTCGCCGCACTCTTTGTTGTCGGCGGCATAGTACTGGTGAAAAAGCGGTCTAAAGGCAGTCAGTAGCCCTTAAGCTCCGGGGTTCGTTGACCGCCCAACCGCAACGAACTCTCACCGAGGAACTGCTCCACGACCTTAGAACCCAAGAAGCATCAACCCCTAACGCAGAGCTCAGCCCCGAGCATGGTCGATTACTAGCTCGGGCCGGGCTCATTTTGCGTTTTAAAGTGGTTTTTACGCACCAAGCCTTTAATCTCTGCCCGAATAGGTTGGAAGCTAACCTGGACTGCTGCATTCAGCATGTTAAACATAGTTCAATGGAATATGCCGGGTATCTACCTACCTTCCTGATTCATTCCTTTTGACAAAGAAAAACTATGCATAATAAATTTAGCTAACTGTTTACGGGTTCTTGGGAAAGTCAGTGGAAATTGAGCCCGTATGCAGTGATGACCCAAATAAGTGATAGAATAGACTGACCACTAAGAGAAATTGGGTCTATGCCGATCACCGTGATGACCTGAGCTATTTATAACCAATGGATGGACGAAGGCTCCCCCGTGAGAAATGTGATTAGCTTTGTTTAGTCGTATATCGAAATCTGTTTTACTTCCTTTAATCATTCTTGTATCCACTTCTCTAGCGGGCTTTTTCTGGGGAGAATTAAGTGTTTTCCCTCTTGCTATGGCAGTAATATACTTGACCCTGTATAACGCCTCTATACGTAGAGATTTTTACCCAAGATCGGAGTCTGGGGTATTTTTCGTCGGGTTTGTGCTATCCATTTTTGGTGGATTAATGAATGATTCAAACTACACGTTCTCCCTCGGGCTAATGATAGGTTCGACCCTCCTTATGTTAATAAGACTTAATAAGGAGGACTCAACCGGACCAAGGAAGTGAAGTGTCTGGCCATATAGCTTTTACCATGGCCACTGATATTCCCATCTACTTCTGCCGTCCAGGATCGCCGTGGGAGAGAGGCAGCAACGAAAACACCAACGGTAGGCTCAGAAGAAACCTTGCCAAAACAGTGGCCTGTACATCTACGCCGCCACGGACCTAGAGATGATCGCCAACATTCACAACCACAAACCACGCAAAGCACTCAACTGGCGCACCCCAGCCGAAGTCATGACCAACGCCCTGACACAAACCGGTAGTATCACACCCAAGTAACCGTCATCGTTGCAATGACCCCTAGAATCCACAGATGACAATAAAACTAAAAGGTCCCAACTCCTTCCATGGAAGTTGGGACCTTTTAGCGATCTATTTACTTGAACGGGAAGCCGAGCTCGCGCAGGAGCTTACGGCCCTCCTCGTCGTTGGTAGCACTGGTAACGACGGTGATATCCATACCACGGGGACGATCGATCTTGTCAATGTCGATTTCGTAGAACATGGACTGCTCGGACAGGCCGAAGGTGTAGTTACCGTGACCGTCAAACTGCTGGTCAGACAGACCACGGAAGTCACGAATACGTGGCAGCGCGATGGTCAGCAGACGGTCCAGGAACTCCCACATGCGGTCGCCACGCAGGGTAACGCGTGCGCCGATGGGCATGCCTTCACGCAACTTGAAGTTCGCGATGGACTTCTTTGCGCGACGCAGCTGCGGCTTCTGACCAGTGATAGCGGTCAGGTCCTCGAGAGCGCCATTGATGACCTTGGAGTCACGAGCAGCTTCGCCAACACCCATGTTGACGACCACCTTGGTGACGCCAGGGATCTGCATGACGTTGTCGTAGTTGAACTCTTCGTTCAGGTTCTTGCGGATTTCCTCGCGGTAGCGAGTCTTCAGACGCGGGGTGTAGTTCTCGCTCATTTTTAGATGTCCTTCCCGTTGCTACGCGCGATACGGACCTTTTTGCCGTTCTCGTCGAAACGGTAGCCCACGCGGGTCGGGTTGCCCTCGGAGTCAACGATCGCAACGTTGGACACGTGGATCGGGGCTTCTTGGGTAACGATTCCACCGGACTCAGCGCCACGCTCGGTAGCGGAGTTTGCGACGTGCTTCTTGATGCGGTTAACGCCCTCAACGAGGACCTTTTCGCGCTTCGGGTATGCCTCGATGACCTTGCCCTTCGCACCCTTATCTGGGCCCGAAATGACAATCACCATATCTCCCTTATGGATCTTCATAAGATTAGATCACCTCCGGTGCTAGAGAAACGATCTTCATGAAACGCTTGTCACGAAGTTCACGAGCAACCGGGCCGAAGATACGGGTACCGCGAGGTTCGCTATCGCCCTTCAGAATAACTGCAGCATTCTCGTCAAAGCGGATGTAGGAACCGTCTGGACGACGGGTCTCCTTCTTCGCACGGACGATAACTGCCTTAATTACATCGCCTTCTTTTACGCTGCCGCCTGGAACAGCGTCCTTGACGGTCGCGACAATTACGTCGCCGATGCCAGCGGAGCGTCGGACAGAGCCACCGAGAACGCGGATGCACAAAATTTCACGTGCACCAGAGTTGTCGGCGACGCGCAGACGCGATTCTTGCTGAATCACTATGGGTCTCCTGACCTGGATTGATGTGCGACAAGATTTCCGTCCTTGCCACACGCGGTCTACAAACTTGCTGTGCTCGAGCCTTTACAACGAACACCGTAAAGCGTCGATGGGTCTCGGACCGGCGATTCGGAAACGCACCGCTACGGACCGACCAGCTCTCGCAACCTATACATTCAACCATATGGGGGTGGCGCTTTCCAAACTTCGAATGCGAAGCAACTTTTCGCCCTAGCACCCCCCTATTTAGGACAGCTGTGCCTGGTTTTAAATAATCGGACGATTTTTCTTTGCGCAGCGGTAATGCAGCACAAAGAATCCTGTTAATCTTTAGATCCGTTTATCTCTCAGACGGACTCTTCCCTATTCCACTGCCCCCTAAGGACAAAAATAAATCGCATACCTAAAGTTCTGACCGCCACGGCGTTAGCTGGCGCCCTCACCTTCGGCGTCACACCCACCGCCCCTACGCCGGAAGCAAACGCTCAGGCGCAAAGTGGAATTGGAATTGCTGCCTTAGCAGCAGTTCTCGTAATCGGTGGCGTGACGTGGTACCTCGCCAAGGACGGCATTACCTACATCAGAGATCAATCTCGGACTCACTTGGAGCCTACTCCAGAAGAGAAGGCCGCCTCCCAAGAAATGATCAAAAACAACAAAGAAGAAGTAATCGCTCAAAGTGGCGCAATCGAGGAAACAGCTCCTGAGCAGGCCCCCCGTCGAAACACCGGTGGAAGCCGAAGCACCTGCAGCTGTTGAGGCTCCGCGTGGCATGGCGGCAGAAACCGGCTCGAACACTGTCGCTCGGCTCCTGGCAGCCCTCAGCATTGCAGCAATGATGCTTGGCGGCGTGTTCACCGCCCGCCGGAAATTCTTCGCATAGTTCAATTCTCTTGCACTAAACGGTAGGTGTGCGTTAGCACTCGTATTCCTGAGTAGTCCTAAGGCAATTTCCCACGCGATTGGCCCACAACAAAACTTAGCCGTGCCGGTGTTGGTAGCGACCGACTTGGCGGTCTCTTATGGTTTCTAGGGGATCGATACCGTAGCCATTGTCACCGTGGTGACACCAGCCGCCCAAAGCCTGGGCAACGGCGCAACGGCGCCTAATGAACACCTGCAAGTAAAAGGCTGGGTTTATCCCCAGCCTTTCTTGTATCAGAAACCCCAGCCCTTAAGACGTTGCTTCCTTTGTAGAAGTCTCCGCAGTCTCCTGTTGAGCCTTCGGGTCAACGGTAAATAGGTCCGTCCCAGAGCCAATGAGCTCGCCCTCGCGGAAAGCCGCGGTGGGAATAACGGGACCGGTCTTCTTGGCGTTGGACACAACGATTGGCGTCGTTACCGGCAGCCCCGCTTCCTTGATGGCCTCGATATCGAATTCAGCCAGGACCTCGCCTTGCTTGACGGTATCGCCCTTATTGACATGCGAGGTGAAGTGTTCGCCCTTGAGGTTTACCGTATCAAAGCCAATGTGCATAAGGATGTCAATCGGTCCCACCGCTGGGTCGTCTACGCGCAGGGCGTAGGCGTGGTGGGAAGGAAAGGTCACGGTGATGGTGCCATCGGCAGGCGCGACGAGCTTGCCGACGGTCGGTTCGATAGCAACGCCTTTACCTAGCTTGCCCCCGGCGAACATGGGGTCCTTAACTTTGGATAGGGGCACAGCATTTCCCTCTAGCGGGGAAAATATTGTCGCGGCATCTGCGGCGGCGGAAGCGCTGGCAGCAAACTCTTCAGCAGCCTCGGCGGCCATAGCCTGTGCGGCGGGAGGATTGACCTCATCAGGATCGATGGTGCCGTTGCGGTGGATGAGCACCCGCCCGTACAGGTAGGCCCCGATGAAGGCTGCGGCGAAGGAGATGACACCACACAGCAAGAAGGTCGGGACAAAGCGGGGGACGGAAACGAAACCAATGAAGCCGGCGGCACCGAGGGCATCCGCAAGCACGCCAAAAATGGCGATAAACGTAGACGCAATAGCTGATGCCGCCATACCGATATAAAACGGCCAACGCAGGCGCAGGTTAACGCCGAAAATCGCGGGCTCAGTAATACCAAACAGTGCCGAGATACCTGAGGCGCCGGCCAAGCCCTTGAGCTTTTCG
This is a stretch of genomic DNA from Corynebacterium accolens. It encodes these proteins:
- the rplF gene encoding 50S ribosomal protein L6 is translated as MSRVGLAPIAVPNGVEININGQDVEVKGPKGTQSVNVPDPITINVEDGILTVSRPDDHRKHRALHGLSRSLLNSAVIGVTEGFTIKMEIFGVGYRVQQKGQDLEFSLGYSHPVLIKAPEGITFAVDGNTKLSITGIDKQLVGQIAANIRRLRKDDPYKGKGIRYEGEQIRRKVGKTGK
- the rpsH gene encoding 30S ribosomal protein S8, which encodes MTMTDPIADMLSRVRNASNAHHDVVSMPTSKLKANIADILKQEGYIADYTVEGHTLSLELKYNNRERSLSGLRRVSKPGLRVYAKSTELPQVLGGLGVAIISTSHGVLTDRQAEEKGVGGEVLAYVW
- a CDS encoding DUF6457 domain-containing protein — protein: MSTENEDPIRTAHQWLEEAARLLNLEPHEATALTRELLDLTKDVAHTQSRPAAPLTAFVVGLASASTAEAKVNIETLKEALK
- the fdhD gene encoding formate dehydrogenase accessory sulfurtransferase FdhD, translating into MAGRKNATFAVTKVRLGEHTQVDTRADTVAGEEPLEIRVGGQTITTTMRTPGHDIELAHGFLHSEGHIAALSNVTTARYCAGSTVEGMNTYNLLDIDLVKNTPLDLSDLRLTTTTSACGVCGTSSIEALAKKSRYPIPQIPVDPQLVVQLPEKLRAAQKEFRKTGGIHAAGAFTLEGEPVVIREDIGRHNAADKVIGXLLMEXRLPADDLILVMSSRASFELVQKAAMAGFGMLVAVSAASSLAVETARETGMALVGFARADRFNLYSGTLA
- a CDS encoding formate/nitrite transporter family protein, which translates into the protein MSLNEAAKAGSLKKAALLDQSFSRFSVRAILAGVYLCIGTVFAGVVGQAVEELAPGLGSVIFALFFGLGLFAIVILGAELATGNMMYMVYGAMQKHLSWGKAFYVLLITTIFNLVGAIIFAAVMGMSAKLANMDPSHLLVTISEGKLTKSPQGMLVEGMAANFVVNMGIVGAVFAKEIVSKFIVIVPIIGIFVGLGLEHVIANFCLFALTFFGSDPLPAALTVGNVALNWTLVWIGNFIGGGLLIGGVYAWLNNGPEDYRD
- a CDS encoding sortase; translated protein: MFEPSAAVEMFIPAIDVHAQFEDGTCRVVDGAINPDTMDKACTYTADDRPYSLPRTNADDIVVIAWHTGAGVPAVFNKLYDGAANEHKVSIGDKLYVRTKNSDQNWLTYTATDLHDPDKQGLAGDSSVWGEDAMPGRLLTTSCIQPANPLEAAVRNAVVGWQFEGTTHTADDKV
- a CDS encoding choice-of-anchor M domain-containing protein codes for the protein MPLRTSLPRLATIVVVLALALFHAPFALAEDAPLVRTQTHVDSPHAVWKDGNFKLMSNSAGLVPIEDTINWVSHGRVDGGLGAYAWRVPDDPRFEFLNAEKNQLMYYGGPAVGFPKNTMPIWAGFGAAADLPTDQFRDKSFNMEIVDFKGPGRMELFTYSDENYPLNRLWSSHDPGFRTTWVNAGTHTHNATTFTRPGHYEVTYRASARKKDGTFXXXEPQTLVWQVGGTNPAERTITDLDTAFNDAKSEYSGSEGAESNAPIFKMAPSKADTKGAKQGILTTLSLDTGNAKDSGRAVFTINGHYLAERKVEGGKASWDEMIGDEESNFQAIFIPDNDSPSPRWVSEPVKSWTSTDGEKDDEDAEAYTTKSGELPTPEMEEIEPFETDPLKIESSDITVSTSEVYGDGDRNIDITVEPEDDRTTVRVTGGFXKXNGEPMTSLPXKHIXDCEISFTSGPGQRTSRQLIDSCKQPGYQLMLRIVPDSRSDAGGATLFSHTHKDAYEPIAETTVSFAEASDSTDSQEPEGSEKPEDSDAPEKPQDSEESEGSAPSKNPSPSTTSKPSVPKIPSPKPQNPKDKDTPHKELNLHRGHVDISPIHEDGELHLGIKDETNLYHIGAIWRKPSDVFFTVPKQVKSTLNKDIPHFGKKGSAAYVLPETQRTGVVWPGLSTEDAYKDTKKNYTFTFTPVSAPKDGEWLAYQADQTGLDQRLAGSDDTHSYTTETAEHMHLNWAFNKPGTYEVGVTVAEKDGKPAKKAVLRFKVATEDSSSAAPPTTGNDSATEGDSNGTESTTPSKEPSPETTEPAPSAEPSKKREITKGHIDFGPKVVDNKLGFYVNEDDQHNVPEDVALRIHDARRVTVADSLAKTLSFTGMVKTGSTIYHLPLQQDHDAVWPGWDTIKVGQDYRDAAIEVRPKSAPTDGKWWAGHTASLNTPARTLADSNGTHTIKGVEDGPFHVHAHWIFTEPGRYEMEMRTVNNDGDKLTDWHTVTFLVGDSTTQPGGKGTDKEGEEEEGKPADSSKVKQPGATKPDNGSNSTDTNKPGSDKSKATNSSGSNAGAKASMGNGAGKSNGSTKSTTAKGAGSGSGPSSGSGGGSSSPHNGALASTGANIGWVLVLAALFVVGGIVLVKKRSKGSQ
- the rplE gene encoding 50S ribosomal protein L5 encodes the protein MSENYTPRLKTRYREEIRKNLNEEFNYDNVMQIPGVTKVVVNMGVGEAARDSKVINGALEDLTAITGQKPQLRRAKKSIANFKLREGMPIGARVTLRGDRMWEFLDRLLTIALPRIRDFRGLSDQQFDGHGNYTFGLSEQSMFYEIDIDKIDRPRGMDITVVTSATNDEEGRKLLRELGFPFK
- the rplX gene encoding 50S ribosomal protein L24 gives rise to the protein MKIHKGDMVIVISGPDKGAKGKVIEAYPKREKVLVEGVNRIKKHVANSATERGAESGGIVTQEAPIHVSNVAIVDSEGNPTRVGYRFDENGKKVRIARSNGKDI
- the rplN gene encoding 50S ribosomal protein L14 is translated as MIQQESRLRVADNSGAREILCIRVLGGSVRRSAGIGDVIVATVKDAVPGGSVKEGDVIKAVIVRAKKETRRPDGSYIRFDENAAVILKGDSEPRGTRIFGPVARELRDKRFMKIVSLAPEVI